A genomic region of Sciurus carolinensis chromosome 7, mSciCar1.2, whole genome shotgun sequence contains the following coding sequences:
- the Tfap2a gene encoding transcription factor AP-2-alpha isoform X5 — MPGGDPSPGARSRDVHTCQNGGLAGPSRRHQQRDGAVAPAGHCSLNPLHAQPQPQHPGWPGQRQSQESGLLHTHRGLPHQLSGLDPRRDYRRHEDLLHGPHGLGSGLGDLPIHSLPHAIEDVPHVEDPGINIPDQTVIKKGPVSLSKSNSNAVSAIPINKDNLFGGVVNPNEVFCSVPGRLSLLSSTSKYKVTVAEVQRRLSPPECLNASLLGGVLRRAKSKNGGRSLREKLDKIGLNLPAGRRKAANVTLLTSLVEGEAVHLARDFGYVCETEFPAKAVAEFLNRQHSDPNEQVTRKNMLLATKQICKEFTDLLAQDRSPLGNSRPNPILEPGIQSCLTHFNLISHGFGSPAVCAAVTALQNYLTEALKAMDKMYLSNNPNSHTDNSAKSSDKEEKHRK, encoded by the exons GACCGTCACGACGGCACCAGCAACGGGACGGCGCGGTTGCCCCAGCTGGGCACTGTAG CCTGAACCCCCTGCACGCCCAGCCGCAGCCGCAGCACCCGGGCTGGCCCggccagaggcagagccaggagtcTGGGCTCCTGCACACGCACCGGGGGCTGCCCCACCAGCTGTCGGGCCTGGATCCTCGCAGGGACTACCGGCGGCACGAGGACCTCCTGCACGGCCCGCACGGGCTTGGCTCGGGACTTGGAGACCTCCCGATCCACTCCTTACCTCACGCCATCGAGGACGTCCCG CATGTAGAAGACCCGGGTATTAACATCCCAGATCAAACTGTAATTAAGAAAG GCCCCGTGTCCCTGTCCAAGTCCAACAGCAACGCCGTCTCCGCCATCCCTATTAACAAGGACAACCTCTTCGGTGGCGTGGTGAACCCCAACGAAGTCTTCTGTTCAGTTCCGGGTCGCCTCTCGCTCCTCAGCTCCACCTCGAAGTACAAGGTCACGGTGGCGGAAGTGCAGCGGCGCCTCTCACCGCCCGAATGTCTAAACGCGTCGCTGCTGGGCGGAGTGCTCCGGAG GGCGAAGTCTAAAAATGGAGGAAGATCTTTAAGAGAAAAACTGGACAAAATAGGATTAAATCTGCCAGCAGGGAGACGTAAAGCTGCCAACGTTACCCTACTCACATCACTAGTGGAGG GAGAAGCCGTCCACCTAGCCAGGGACTTTGGGTACGTGTGCGAAACTGAATTTCCTGCCAAAGCAGTAGCTGAATTTCTCAACCGACAACATTCCGATCCCAATGAGCAAGTGACAAGAAAAAACATGCTTCTGGCTACAAA ACAGATATGCAAAGAGTTCACCGACCTGCTGGCTCAGGACCGATCTCCCCTGGGGAACTCGCGGCCCAACCCCATCCTGGAGCCCGGCATCCAGAGCTGCTTGACTCACTTCAACCTCATCTCCCATGGCTTCGGCAGCCCGGCGGTGTGCGCCGCGGTCACCGCCCTGCAGAACTATCTCACCGAGGCCCTCAAGGCCATGGACAAAATGTACCTCAGCAACAACCCCAACAGCCACACGGACAACAGCGCCAAAAGCAGTGACAAAGAGGAGAAGCACAGAAAGTGA
- the Tfap2a gene encoding transcription factor AP-2-alpha isoform X2, giving the protein MKMLWKLTDNIKYEDCEDRHDGTSNGTARLPQLGTVGQSPYTSAPPLSHTPNADFQPPYFPPPYQPIYPQSQDPYSHVNDPYSLNPLHAQPQPQHPGWPGQRQSQESGLLHTHRGLPHQLSGLDPRRDYRRHEDLLHGPHGLGSGLGDLPIHSLPHAIEDVPHVEDPGINIPDQTVIKKGPVSLSKSNSNAVSAIPINKDNLFGGVVNPNEVFCSVPGRLSLLSSTSKYKVTVAEVQRRLSPPECLNASLLGGVLRRAKSKNGGRSLREKLDKIGLNLPAGRRKAANVTLLTSLVEGEAVHLARDFGYVCETEFPAKAVAEFLNRQHSDPNEQVTRKNMLLATKQICKEFTDLLAQDRSPLGNSRPNPILEPGIQSCLTHFNLISHGFGSPAVCAAVTALQNYLTEALKAMDKMYLSNNPNSHTDNSAKSSDKEEKHRK; this is encoded by the exons ATGAAAATGCTTTGGAAACTGACGGATAATATCAAGTACGAGGACTGCGAG GACCGTCACGACGGCACCAGCAACGGGACGGCGCGGTTGCCCCAGCTGGGCACTGTAGGTCAATCTCCCTACACGAGCGCCCCGCCGCTGTCCCACACCCCCAATGCCGACTTCCAGCCCCCTTACTTCCCCCCGCCCTACCAGCCTATCTACCCCCAGTCGCAAGATCCTTACTCCCACGTCAACGACCCCTACAGCCTGAACCCCCTGCACGCCCAGCCGCAGCCGCAGCACCCGGGCTGGCCCggccagaggcagagccaggagtcTGGGCTCCTGCACACGCACCGGGGGCTGCCCCACCAGCTGTCGGGCCTGGATCCTCGCAGGGACTACCGGCGGCACGAGGACCTCCTGCACGGCCCGCACGGGCTTGGCTCGGGACTTGGAGACCTCCCGATCCACTCCTTACCTCACGCCATCGAGGACGTCCCG CATGTAGAAGACCCGGGTATTAACATCCCAGATCAAACTGTAATTAAGAAAG GCCCCGTGTCCCTGTCCAAGTCCAACAGCAACGCCGTCTCCGCCATCCCTATTAACAAGGACAACCTCTTCGGTGGCGTGGTGAACCCCAACGAAGTCTTCTGTTCAGTTCCGGGTCGCCTCTCGCTCCTCAGCTCCACCTCGAAGTACAAGGTCACGGTGGCGGAAGTGCAGCGGCGCCTCTCACCGCCCGAATGTCTAAACGCGTCGCTGCTGGGCGGAGTGCTCCGGAG GGCGAAGTCTAAAAATGGAGGAAGATCTTTAAGAGAAAAACTGGACAAAATAGGATTAAATCTGCCAGCAGGGAGACGTAAAGCTGCCAACGTTACCCTACTCACATCACTAGTGGAGG GAGAAGCCGTCCACCTAGCCAGGGACTTTGGGTACGTGTGCGAAACTGAATTTCCTGCCAAAGCAGTAGCTGAATTTCTCAACCGACAACATTCCGATCCCAATGAGCAAGTGACAAGAAAAAACATGCTTCTGGCTACAAA ACAGATATGCAAAGAGTTCACCGACCTGCTGGCTCAGGACCGATCTCCCCTGGGGAACTCGCGGCCCAACCCCATCCTGGAGCCCGGCATCCAGAGCTGCTTGACTCACTTCAACCTCATCTCCCATGGCTTCGGCAGCCCGGCGGTGTGCGCCGCGGTCACCGCCCTGCAGAACTATCTCACCGAGGCCCTCAAGGCCATGGACAAAATGTACCTCAGCAACAACCCCAACAGCCACACGGACAACAGCGCCAAAAGCAGTGACAAAGAGGAGAAGCACAGAAAGTGA
- the Tfap2a gene encoding transcription factor AP-2-alpha isoform X1, translating into MKRTGRSQSGHWAVEEPRGSGQSSPESQTPLRSRGARGRRGPGSASGAESPMNARTRSPAAPARYARPPLQPEDRHDGTSNGTARLPQLGTVGQSPYTSAPPLSHTPNADFQPPYFPPPYQPIYPQSQDPYSHVNDPYSLNPLHAQPQPQHPGWPGQRQSQESGLLHTHRGLPHQLSGLDPRRDYRRHEDLLHGPHGLGSGLGDLPIHSLPHAIEDVPHVEDPGINIPDQTVIKKGPVSLSKSNSNAVSAIPINKDNLFGGVVNPNEVFCSVPGRLSLLSSTSKYKVTVAEVQRRLSPPECLNASLLGGVLRRAKSKNGGRSLREKLDKIGLNLPAGRRKAANVTLLTSLVEGEAVHLARDFGYVCETEFPAKAVAEFLNRQHSDPNEQVTRKNMLLATKQICKEFTDLLAQDRSPLGNSRPNPILEPGIQSCLTHFNLISHGFGSPAVCAAVTALQNYLTEALKAMDKMYLSNNPNSHTDNSAKSSDKEEKHRK; encoded by the exons ATGAAGCGGACTGGCCGGTCTCAGTCCGGGCACTGGGCCGTGGAGGAGCCGCGCGGGAGCGGGCAGTCGAGTCCGGAGTCCCAGACTCCGCTGCGGAGCAGAGGAGCCCGTGGCCGGAGAGGACCGGGCAGCGCCTCCGGAGCGGAGAGCCCGATGAACGCTCGGACGCGGTCCCCGGCAGCTCCTGCCCGCTACGCGCGACCCCCGCTACAACCCGAG GACCGTCACGACGGCACCAGCAACGGGACGGCGCGGTTGCCCCAGCTGGGCACTGTAGGTCAATCTCCCTACACGAGCGCCCCGCCGCTGTCCCACACCCCCAATGCCGACTTCCAGCCCCCTTACTTCCCCCCGCCCTACCAGCCTATCTACCCCCAGTCGCAAGATCCTTACTCCCACGTCAACGACCCCTACAGCCTGAACCCCCTGCACGCCCAGCCGCAGCCGCAGCACCCGGGCTGGCCCggccagaggcagagccaggagtcTGGGCTCCTGCACACGCACCGGGGGCTGCCCCACCAGCTGTCGGGCCTGGATCCTCGCAGGGACTACCGGCGGCACGAGGACCTCCTGCACGGCCCGCACGGGCTTGGCTCGGGACTTGGAGACCTCCCGATCCACTCCTTACCTCACGCCATCGAGGACGTCCCG CATGTAGAAGACCCGGGTATTAACATCCCAGATCAAACTGTAATTAAGAAAG GCCCCGTGTCCCTGTCCAAGTCCAACAGCAACGCCGTCTCCGCCATCCCTATTAACAAGGACAACCTCTTCGGTGGCGTGGTGAACCCCAACGAAGTCTTCTGTTCAGTTCCGGGTCGCCTCTCGCTCCTCAGCTCCACCTCGAAGTACAAGGTCACGGTGGCGGAAGTGCAGCGGCGCCTCTCACCGCCCGAATGTCTAAACGCGTCGCTGCTGGGCGGAGTGCTCCGGAG GGCGAAGTCTAAAAATGGAGGAAGATCTTTAAGAGAAAAACTGGACAAAATAGGATTAAATCTGCCAGCAGGGAGACGTAAAGCTGCCAACGTTACCCTACTCACATCACTAGTGGAGG GAGAAGCCGTCCACCTAGCCAGGGACTTTGGGTACGTGTGCGAAACTGAATTTCCTGCCAAAGCAGTAGCTGAATTTCTCAACCGACAACATTCCGATCCCAATGAGCAAGTGACAAGAAAAAACATGCTTCTGGCTACAAA ACAGATATGCAAAGAGTTCACCGACCTGCTGGCTCAGGACCGATCTCCCCTGGGGAACTCGCGGCCCAACCCCATCCTGGAGCCCGGCATCCAGAGCTGCTTGACTCACTTCAACCTCATCTCCCATGGCTTCGGCAGCCCGGCGGTGTGCGCCGCGGTCACCGCCCTGCAGAACTATCTCACCGAGGCCCTCAAGGCCATGGACAAAATGTACCTCAGCAACAACCCCAACAGCCACACGGACAACAGCGCCAAAAGCAGTGACAAAGAGGAGAAGCACAGAAAGTGA
- the Tfap2a gene encoding transcription factor AP-2-alpha isoform X4: MLVHSFSAMDRHDGTSNGTARLPQLGTVGQSPYTSAPPLSHTPNADFQPPYFPPPYQPIYPQSQDPYSHVNDPYSLNPLHAQPQPQHPGWPGQRQSQESGLLHTHRGLPHQLSGLDPRRDYRRHEDLLHGPHGLGSGLGDLPIHSLPHAIEDVPHVEDPGINIPDQTVIKKGPVSLSKSNSNAVSAIPINKDNLFGGVVNPNEVFCSVPGRLSLLSSTSKYKVTVAEVQRRLSPPECLNASLLGGVLRRAKSKNGGRSLREKLDKIGLNLPAGRRKAANVTLLTSLVEGEAVHLARDFGYVCETEFPAKAVAEFLNRQHSDPNEQVTRKNMLLATKQICKEFTDLLAQDRSPLGNSRPNPILEPGIQSCLTHFNLISHGFGSPAVCAAVTALQNYLTEALKAMDKMYLSNNPNSHTDNSAKSSDKEEKHRK, encoded by the exons ATGTTAGTTCACAGTTTTTCAGCTATG GACCGTCACGACGGCACCAGCAACGGGACGGCGCGGTTGCCCCAGCTGGGCACTGTAGGTCAATCTCCCTACACGAGCGCCCCGCCGCTGTCCCACACCCCCAATGCCGACTTCCAGCCCCCTTACTTCCCCCCGCCCTACCAGCCTATCTACCCCCAGTCGCAAGATCCTTACTCCCACGTCAACGACCCCTACAGCCTGAACCCCCTGCACGCCCAGCCGCAGCCGCAGCACCCGGGCTGGCCCggccagaggcagagccaggagtcTGGGCTCCTGCACACGCACCGGGGGCTGCCCCACCAGCTGTCGGGCCTGGATCCTCGCAGGGACTACCGGCGGCACGAGGACCTCCTGCACGGCCCGCACGGGCTTGGCTCGGGACTTGGAGACCTCCCGATCCACTCCTTACCTCACGCCATCGAGGACGTCCCG CATGTAGAAGACCCGGGTATTAACATCCCAGATCAAACTGTAATTAAGAAAG GCCCCGTGTCCCTGTCCAAGTCCAACAGCAACGCCGTCTCCGCCATCCCTATTAACAAGGACAACCTCTTCGGTGGCGTGGTGAACCCCAACGAAGTCTTCTGTTCAGTTCCGGGTCGCCTCTCGCTCCTCAGCTCCACCTCGAAGTACAAGGTCACGGTGGCGGAAGTGCAGCGGCGCCTCTCACCGCCCGAATGTCTAAACGCGTCGCTGCTGGGCGGAGTGCTCCGGAG GGCGAAGTCTAAAAATGGAGGAAGATCTTTAAGAGAAAAACTGGACAAAATAGGATTAAATCTGCCAGCAGGGAGACGTAAAGCTGCCAACGTTACCCTACTCACATCACTAGTGGAGG GAGAAGCCGTCCACCTAGCCAGGGACTTTGGGTACGTGTGCGAAACTGAATTTCCTGCCAAAGCAGTAGCTGAATTTCTCAACCGACAACATTCCGATCCCAATGAGCAAGTGACAAGAAAAAACATGCTTCTGGCTACAAA ACAGATATGCAAAGAGTTCACCGACCTGCTGGCTCAGGACCGATCTCCCCTGGGGAACTCGCGGCCCAACCCCATCCTGGAGCCCGGCATCCAGAGCTGCTTGACTCACTTCAACCTCATCTCCCATGGCTTCGGCAGCCCGGCGGTGTGCGCCGCGGTCACCGCCCTGCAGAACTATCTCACCGAGGCCCTCAAGGCCATGGACAAAATGTACCTCAGCAACAACCCCAACAGCCACACGGACAACAGCGCCAAAAGCAGTGACAAAGAGGAGAAGCACAGAAAGTGA
- the Tfap2a gene encoding transcription factor AP-2-alpha isoform X3: MSILAKMGDWQDRHDGTSNGTARLPQLGTVGQSPYTSAPPLSHTPNADFQPPYFPPPYQPIYPQSQDPYSHVNDPYSLNPLHAQPQPQHPGWPGQRQSQESGLLHTHRGLPHQLSGLDPRRDYRRHEDLLHGPHGLGSGLGDLPIHSLPHAIEDVPHVEDPGINIPDQTVIKKGPVSLSKSNSNAVSAIPINKDNLFGGVVNPNEVFCSVPGRLSLLSSTSKYKVTVAEVQRRLSPPECLNASLLGGVLRRAKSKNGGRSLREKLDKIGLNLPAGRRKAANVTLLTSLVEGEAVHLARDFGYVCETEFPAKAVAEFLNRQHSDPNEQVTRKNMLLATKQICKEFTDLLAQDRSPLGNSRPNPILEPGIQSCLTHFNLISHGFGSPAVCAAVTALQNYLTEALKAMDKMYLSNNPNSHTDNSAKSSDKEEKHRK; this comes from the exons GACCGTCACGACGGCACCAGCAACGGGACGGCGCGGTTGCCCCAGCTGGGCACTGTAGGTCAATCTCCCTACACGAGCGCCCCGCCGCTGTCCCACACCCCCAATGCCGACTTCCAGCCCCCTTACTTCCCCCCGCCCTACCAGCCTATCTACCCCCAGTCGCAAGATCCTTACTCCCACGTCAACGACCCCTACAGCCTGAACCCCCTGCACGCCCAGCCGCAGCCGCAGCACCCGGGCTGGCCCggccagaggcagagccaggagtcTGGGCTCCTGCACACGCACCGGGGGCTGCCCCACCAGCTGTCGGGCCTGGATCCTCGCAGGGACTACCGGCGGCACGAGGACCTCCTGCACGGCCCGCACGGGCTTGGCTCGGGACTTGGAGACCTCCCGATCCACTCCTTACCTCACGCCATCGAGGACGTCCCG CATGTAGAAGACCCGGGTATTAACATCCCAGATCAAACTGTAATTAAGAAAG GCCCCGTGTCCCTGTCCAAGTCCAACAGCAACGCCGTCTCCGCCATCCCTATTAACAAGGACAACCTCTTCGGTGGCGTGGTGAACCCCAACGAAGTCTTCTGTTCAGTTCCGGGTCGCCTCTCGCTCCTCAGCTCCACCTCGAAGTACAAGGTCACGGTGGCGGAAGTGCAGCGGCGCCTCTCACCGCCCGAATGTCTAAACGCGTCGCTGCTGGGCGGAGTGCTCCGGAG GGCGAAGTCTAAAAATGGAGGAAGATCTTTAAGAGAAAAACTGGACAAAATAGGATTAAATCTGCCAGCAGGGAGACGTAAAGCTGCCAACGTTACCCTACTCACATCACTAGTGGAGG GAGAAGCCGTCCACCTAGCCAGGGACTTTGGGTACGTGTGCGAAACTGAATTTCCTGCCAAAGCAGTAGCTGAATTTCTCAACCGACAACATTCCGATCCCAATGAGCAAGTGACAAGAAAAAACATGCTTCTGGCTACAAA ACAGATATGCAAAGAGTTCACCGACCTGCTGGCTCAGGACCGATCTCCCCTGGGGAACTCGCGGCCCAACCCCATCCTGGAGCCCGGCATCCAGAGCTGCTTGACTCACTTCAACCTCATCTCCCATGGCTTCGGCAGCCCGGCGGTGTGCGCCGCGGTCACCGCCCTGCAGAACTATCTCACCGAGGCCCTCAAGGCCATGGACAAAATGTACCTCAGCAACAACCCCAACAGCCACACGGACAACAGCGCCAAAAGCAGTGACAAAGAGGAGAAGCACAGAAAGTGA